The following coding sequences lie in one Prochlorococcus marinus XMU1412 genomic window:
- a CDS encoding rhomboid family intramembrane serine protease — translation MAINNSISKYDWQYLATGFFLILVFIFTDLIDVIDKEYFYFVPRLISDQPHRIFTSILIHADLNHLLSNLGGIIITRYFLMRLGIESRFFYLKFIFICSFINFFIIWVYEKILSYFNIYPNYAALGFSGIIYALFGFLLLTSFYGKKYFFGKEIGFKPNYEVQKMSKTICLIGLIFSFLPGVSLLGHLSGFISGCFLFLI, via the coding sequence ATGGCTATTAATAATTCAATATCTAAATATGATTGGCAGTATCTTGCAACAGGATTTTTTCTAATTTTAGTTTTTATTTTTACAGATTTAATTGACGTTATTGATAAAGAATATTTTTACTTTGTACCAAGATTAATTAGTGATCAACCCCATAGGATTTTCACATCAATTCTAATCCACGCAGATTTAAATCATTTATTAAGTAATCTTGGAGGAATAATAATCACTAGATATTTTTTGATGAGACTTGGAATCGAAAGCAGATTTTTTTATTTGAAATTTATTTTTATTTGTTCTTTTATTAATTTCTTTATTATTTGGGTTTACGAAAAGATCTTATCCTATTTTAATATCTATCCTAATTATGCCGCTTTAGGATTTAGTGGAATAATTTATGCTTTATTTGGATTCTTACTATTAACTTCTTTTTATGGAAAGAAATATTTTTTTGGTAAAGAAATCGGTTTTAAGCCCAATTATGAAGTTCAAAAAATGTCAAAGACAATATGTCTCATAGGTTTGATTTTCTCTTTTTTGCCAGGGGTAAGTTTATTAGGTCATTTAAGTGGATTTATTTCAGGGTGTTTTTTATTCTTAATTTAA
- a CDS encoding extracellular solute-binding protein produces the protein MQKLKKLFYTALTCTFLLNVNIPANSTEKEVKVYSGRHYNTDRSVYKKFAEETGIKVRLIEAAGISLIERLKREGENSQADLILLVDAARITNAAKAGLLQPIKSSNLENDVPVGLKDPNKEWYALTRRVRVMIANPKVVDVSKINDYTDLADPSLKGKVCLRNRKSPYNQSLVANQIINKGESETRAWLSGMISNVSKPFFPGDISIIRAVSKKKCGVGIVNHYYVARMLAGVNGRRDALYAKKTKVLTPNPAHVNISAGGVAKYATNKNEAIQLLEFLASPEGSKGLAAPTFEHPLKEVNQNEIVKNFGEFIPDSVTVEDLGEKNSLAIKLMKEAGWN, from the coding sequence GTGCAAAAACTCAAAAAATTATTTTATACAGCACTAACATGTACATTTTTGCTAAACGTTAATATACCCGCTAATTCCACAGAAAAAGAAGTTAAGGTTTATTCAGGTAGACATTACAACACTGATAGGAGCGTCTATAAAAAATTTGCAGAAGAAACAGGGATTAAAGTAAGGCTTATAGAGGCAGCAGGAATTTCTTTAATCGAAAGATTGAAACGAGAAGGGGAGAATTCTCAAGCAGATTTAATCTTGCTAGTAGATGCCGCAAGAATTACTAATGCAGCCAAAGCTGGATTACTGCAACCAATAAAATCTTCTAATTTAGAAAATGATGTTCCTGTTGGATTAAAAGATCCTAATAAGGAATGGTATGCATTAACAAGAAGAGTAAGAGTCATGATAGCCAATCCAAAAGTAGTAGATGTTAGCAAGATTAATGATTACACTGATTTGGCTGATCCTTCTTTAAAAGGGAAAGTATGTTTAAGAAATAGAAAAAGTCCATATAATCAATCTTTAGTTGCCAATCAAATAATTAACAAAGGTGAATCAGAGACTAGAGCTTGGTTAAGCGGAATGATTTCAAACGTTTCAAAACCCTTTTTCCCAGGGGATATTTCAATAATTAGAGCAGTCTCTAAGAAAAAATGTGGAGTAGGAATTGTTAATCATTATTATGTCGCGAGAATGTTAGCTGGCGTCAATGGGAGGAGAGATGCTTTGTATGCAAAAAAAACAAAGGTCCTTACACCTAATCCTGCTCACGTAAATATTAGTGCCGGTGGTGTTGCAAAATATGCAACAAATAAAAATGAAGCTATTCAGTTGCTTGAATTCTTAGCATCTCCGGAAGGAAGTAAAGGTTTAGCTGCACCAACTTTTGAACATCCATTGAAGGAAGTTAATCAGAATGAAATAGTAAAGAATTTTGGAGAATTTATACCTGATAGTGTCACTGTAGAAGACCTTGGAGAAAAAAATTCTCTAGCTATTAAATTGATGAAAGAAGCAGGGTGGAACTAA
- a CDS encoding Fe2+-dependent dioxygenase encodes MNYLTQQLLNAEEINLLKKDLEDETQNWEDGGKTAGSHASIVKNNLQLNRNSELSKKYSQFVNKKILSNQLIKSFSLPKRIHGIMFTKSSKNMHYGRHIDNPYMSSGRSDLSFTLSLTNKDFYEGGELIIETMNSEEKFKLNAGEIILYPSSYLHSVSEVNNGERIVCVGWIESYVKSTEKREYLFDLDAGARSLLAKNGRSDELDLIFKSYSNLLRAMGD; translated from the coding sequence ATGAATTATTTAACTCAACAGTTATTAAATGCTGAAGAAATCAACCTATTAAAAAAAGATTTAGAGGATGAAACTCAAAATTGGGAAGATGGAGGGAAAACTGCTGGCAGTCACGCCTCAATCGTAAAAAATAATTTGCAATTAAATAGAAATTCTGAATTATCAAAAAAGTACTCACAATTTGTTAATAAAAAGATCCTTTCCAACCAATTAATAAAAAGTTTTTCTTTACCAAAAAGAATACATGGAATAATGTTTACAAAATCATCAAAAAATATGCATTATGGGAGACATATTGACAACCCATACATGTCTTCTGGTAGATCAGATTTGTCATTTACTCTCTCATTAACAAATAAAGATTTTTATGAAGGTGGGGAATTAATTATTGAAACAATGAATTCAGAAGAGAAATTCAAATTAAATGCTGGAGAGATAATTTTATATCCAAGTTCTTACTTACATTCAGTAAGCGAAGTAAATAATGGTGAAAGGATAGTATGCGTGGGTTGGATAGAAAGTTATGTTAAATCTACTGAAAAAAGAGAATATTTATTTGATCTAGACGCAGGTGCAAGAAGTTTACTAGCAAAGAATGGCAGATCTGATGAACTAGATCTTATTTTCAAATCTTATTCAAATCTTTTAAGAGCTATGGGAGATTAA
- a CDS encoding carbohydrate porin — MKLFQQMLVAGASLSLLAPIAAQASDVVNLEEMKSYSRSTIKKSSRLDSKTFINEVSEDIAKLKGRVDGLEVKQAEFEAGGFSDTTTMDGKVIFDIGAVDYSLSSETKTEATNFGYSYTANLNTSFTGDDNLYIRIKTGNHGSWMADKTYGGYLGSLGKNAGALGVDKIWYEFPVGDNNTVWIGPKIENYYMHGTAPSIYKPITKQFSLGGNGEAYGASTDTGAGWAYKADNGFALSSNIGTKSKTTSSGTDTGLLTDDTKTSWATQIGITKPQWSASVLVNQKYNGWSDTYYHSLQHGPSSSTGNFSSVGLRGWWRPLETGSATPSISLGYDSTVYDGAPAASDSSDAWFAGLTWQDIFQPDDRIGIAFGQPTTNEDETTDPFAYELYYSYMLNDSVSVTPTIFGGTDRNGTAGGDVFGGIVQTTFKF; from the coding sequence ATGAAACTCTTCCAACAAATGTTGGTCGCAGGAGCATCTTTGAGCTTATTAGCTCCAATTGCTGCTCAAGCTTCCGATGTTGTCAACTTAGAAGAAATGAAAAGCTACTCGCGTAGCACAATAAAAAAATCTTCAAGACTTGACAGTAAAACATTCATTAACGAAGTTAGTGAAGACATTGCAAAACTCAAAGGTCGTGTTGATGGCCTTGAAGTTAAACAAGCAGAATTTGAAGCTGGTGGGTTCTCAGATACAACAACAATGGATGGCAAGGTAATCTTTGACATTGGTGCTGTTGATTATTCTTTGAGTTCTGAAACCAAAACTGAAGCAACTAACTTTGGGTATTCTTATACTGCAAATTTAAATACTAGTTTTACAGGCGACGATAATCTTTACATTAGAATCAAAACTGGTAACCATGGCAGCTGGATGGCTGACAAAACTTACGGTGGTTATCTAGGTTCTTTAGGTAAAAATGCCGGAGCTTTAGGAGTTGATAAGATTTGGTACGAATTCCCTGTTGGTGATAACAATACTGTATGGATAGGTCCAAAGATTGAAAACTATTACATGCATGGTACTGCCCCTTCAATTTACAAGCCAATAACTAAACAATTTAGTCTTGGGGGTAATGGTGAAGCTTATGGCGCAAGTACAGACACTGGTGCTGGATGGGCTTATAAAGCAGATAATGGATTTGCTCTTAGTTCAAATATAGGAACAAAATCTAAAACTACTTCTTCTGGAACGGATACAGGTCTTTTGACAGATGATACAAAAACCAGTTGGGCAACTCAGATTGGTATAACAAAACCTCAGTGGTCAGCTTCTGTGCTCGTAAACCAGAAATATAATGGTTGGAGCGATACGTACTACCATTCATTACAACATGGTCCAAGTTCATCGACAGGTAATTTCTCCTCTGTAGGTCTAAGAGGTTGGTGGCGTCCACTTGAAACAGGCTCAGCCACTCCTTCTATATCTTTGGGATATGACTCAACAGTATATGATGGAGCCCCAGCTGCGTCAGATTCTTCTGATGCTTGGTTCGCAGGACTAACTTGGCAGGATATTTTTCAACCTGACGACAGAATTGGGATAGCTTTTGGCCAACCTACAACTAATGAGGATGAGACTACTGACCCATTTGCCTATGAATTGTATTATTCTTATATGCTCAATGATTCTGTAAGTGTTACTCCTACCATTTTTGGAGGAACTGATAGAAACGGTACTGCAGGAGGTGACGTTTTTGGAGGGATTGTTCAAACTACATTTAAATTCTAA
- a CDS encoding glycine--tRNA ligase subunit alpha, translating to AQHYFQYQVIIKPSPEGIQEKYLTSLESLGINPRNHDIRFVEDNWESPTLGAWGVGWEVWLDGMEVTQFTYFQQCGGIDCNPIPIEITYGLERIAMFLQDKESIWDLNWNKDLKYSDIWLQFEKSQCSYNFTESSADNLRKLFEIYQDEAISLIEKKLTYPALDFVLKCSHTFNLLDARGVISVTDRAQYIEKIRKLAREVASSWMEERNTLNFPLLKKN from the coding sequence AGGCGCAACATTACTTTCAATATCAGGTAATTATTAAACCTTCACCGGAAGGAATCCAGGAAAAATATTTGACCTCTCTAGAATCTCTTGGAATTAATCCTAGAAATCATGACATAAGATTTGTGGAAGATAATTGGGAGTCTCCAACACTTGGAGCTTGGGGTGTTGGCTGGGAAGTTTGGTTGGACGGAATGGAAGTTACTCAATTTACTTATTTTCAGCAATGTGGGGGGATAGATTGTAATCCAATCCCAATTGAAATTACTTATGGGCTAGAGAGGATTGCAATGTTTTTGCAGGATAAGGAAAGTATATGGGACTTAAATTGGAACAAAGATTTGAAATATAGTGATATTTGGCTTCAATTTGAAAAAAGTCAATGTTCTTATAATTTTACTGAATCTAGTGCTGACAATCTCAGAAAATTATTTGAAATTTACCAAGATGAGGCAATTTCTTTAATAGAAAAGAAATTAACTTACCCTGCACTTGATTTTGTTCTGAAATGTAGTCATACTTTTAATCTTCTTGATGCCAGAGGAGTTATTTCAGTTACTGATCGTGCTCAATACATTGAAAAGATTCGAAAATTAGCAAGAGAAGTTGCATCATCTTGGATGGAAGAGAGAAATACTTTAAATTTTCCCTTATTAAAAAAAAATTAA
- a CDS encoding glycine--tRNA ligase subunit alpha, translating to MFFQDIIKNLNNFWSEEGCLIMQPYDTEKGAGTMNPHTFLRAIGPEPWSVAYAEPCRRPTDGRFGDNPN from the coding sequence ATGTTTTTTCAGGATATAATTAAAAACTTAAATAATTTTTGGTCAGAAGAAGGTTGTTTAATTATGCAGCCTTATGATACCGAAAAAGGTGCTGGAACAATGAATCCGCATACTTTTTTAAGGGCTATTGGGCCAGAACCTTGGAGTGTGGCATACGCGGAGCCATGTAGAAGACCTACAGATGGACGTTTTGGCGATAATCCAAATAG
- a CDS encoding DUF1824 family protein translates to MEINSLVDLNNLRTAPQLSDRQEKKLLEELEANIFNADWITIGIMALSDNRAIEALQSISEKYPSIKFGNLGSLHADGGVFLKANQKTGNVFVRSENGLGEGILITCQYDEITKESNTFGPLPLDLFT, encoded by the coding sequence ATGGAAATAAATAGTTTAGTCGATTTAAATAATCTTAGAACTGCCCCTCAATTAAGTGATAGACAAGAAAAAAAACTTTTAGAGGAACTAGAAGCAAATATTTTTAATGCCGATTGGATAACGATAGGCATAATGGCTCTTAGTGATAATAGAGCTATTGAAGCATTACAGTCAATTTCTGAGAAATATCCCTCAATTAAATTTGGTAATCTAGGTTCCCTTCATGCTGATGGAGGTGTTTTTTTAAAAGCTAATCAAAAAACTGGTAATGTTTTTGTTAGATCTGAAAATGGTCTTGGAGAAGGAATTTTAATAACATGTCAGTATGACGAAATTACCAAAGAATCTAATACTTTTGGACCATTGCCATTAGATTTGTTTACATAA
- a CDS encoding phenylpyruvate tautomerase MIF-related protein, giving the protein MPYINVSTSAKVNEKAKLLEEISILISSLTNKSRSFVMAKIDDNCQMYFDDETPSCFLEIKSIGSLNPSEMAKPISDFVYEKMGIPIDRIYISFEDVPASLWAWNGRTFG; this is encoded by the coding sequence ATGCCTTATATTAATGTTTCGACTTCAGCAAAAGTAAATGAAAAAGCTAAATTACTCGAAGAAATTTCAATTCTTATTTCATCTTTAACTAATAAATCAAGAAGTTTTGTTATGGCGAAAATAGATGATAATTGTCAAATGTATTTTGATGATGAAACACCTTCTTGCTTTTTAGAAATCAAATCAATAGGTTCTCTAAATCCTTCAGAAATGGCAAAGCCAATATCAGATTTTGTATATGAGAAAATGGGGATCCCAATAGATAGGATTTATATTTCTTTCGAGGATGTACCAGCCTCGTTGTGGGCTTGGAATGGAAGGACATTTGGTTAA
- a CDS encoding methyltransferase domain-containing protein has protein sequence MEVLNNYQREKLDESNDEEFYSDPKFVYHLDANFRQNLSELYEREIDNNSTVLDLMSSWDSYLPKGKRYKKVIGHGLNKQELERNKIFDSYWIQNFNLSQQIPLDKESVDYCLMVAAWQYLQYPENLTKEIARILNRKGKIIIAFSNRAFWHKAPNIWTSSTEEERVKYVRKVLISNGFNEPKIIKKFTEPALNIFNFLNKDPFYCLIATKE, from the coding sequence TTGGAAGTATTAAATAATTATCAAAGGGAAAAACTTGATGAGAGTAATGATGAAGAATTTTATTCTGATCCAAAATTTGTTTATCATCTAGATGCAAACTTCAGGCAAAATCTATCAGAATTATATGAAAGAGAAATTGACAATAATTCAACTGTCCTTGATTTAATGTCTAGTTGGGATAGTTATTTACCTAAAGGGAAAAGATATAAAAAAGTTATTGGACATGGTTTAAATAAACAAGAACTTGAACGAAATAAAATTTTTGATTCTTATTGGATACAAAATTTTAATTTAAGTCAACAAATTCCCCTAGATAAAGAAAGCGTTGATTATTGCTTGATGGTGGCCGCATGGCAATATTTACAATATCCAGAGAATTTAACGAAAGAAATTGCGAGAATATTGAACAGAAAGGGCAAGATTATTATTGCTTTTTCAAACAGAGCATTTTGGCATAAAGCTCCTAACATATGGACTTCATCTACTGAAGAAGAAAGGGTTAAATATGTAAGAAAAGTATTAATCTCAAACGGATTTAATGAGCCAAAAATTATCAAAAAGTTTACTGAACCAGCACTTAATATCTTTAATTTTTTAAATAAAGACCCATTTTATTGTTTAATCGCAACCAAAGAGTAA
- a CDS encoding DUF3386 domain-containing protein: MDNLKEINCKEIFKKAYENRYTWNNDFHGYQGKCIFLNKNNIYKGEFALDKDFKPNIQKIEDEKVVKSIASQLFEVCIHRVKREFESVHSDNNFNLLKNSESGIEMSVSGKNQGDKYRVKNNCINMVYRKIHGIIIEIFVEEFLDTGTGSLSKKYSSQQIDPDTLETNSQKLEYEDEFLNMGKNDYWILNSRTIKYLNQNQEEETQKFVFEDLCLLN, encoded by the coding sequence ATGGATAATCTAAAAGAAATTAATTGTAAGGAGATTTTTAAAAAGGCTTATGAAAATCGTTACACCTGGAATAATGATTTTCATGGTTACCAAGGTAAATGTATTTTCTTGAATAAGAATAATATTTATAAAGGTGAATTCGCGTTAGATAAAGATTTTAAACCAAATATTCAAAAAATAGAAGATGAGAAAGTTGTAAAAAGTATTGCCTCTCAGTTATTTGAAGTTTGTATACATAGAGTAAAGAGAGAATTTGAATCAGTGCACTCAGACAATAATTTTAATTTACTTAAAAATTCTGAAAGTGGGATTGAAATGAGTGTTTCAGGTAAGAATCAAGGTGATAAATATAGAGTTAAAAATAACTGTATTAATATGGTCTACAGAAAAATTCATGGAATTATAATAGAAATTTTTGTAGAAGAATTTTTAGATACAGGAACAGGTTCCCTTAGTAAAAAATATAGTAGTCAACAAATTGATCCAGATACACTTGAGACAAATTCTCAAAAATTAGAATATGAGGATGAATTTCTAAATATGGGTAAAAACGATTATTGGATATTAAATTCGAGGACAATAAAATACTTAAACCAAAATCAAGAAGAAGAAACACAAAAGTTTGTCTTTGAGGATCTATGCTTATTAAATTAG
- a CDS encoding chlorophyll a/b binding light-harvesting protein, with translation MLQTYGKSDVTYDWYAGNSGVVGRSGKFIAAHAAHAGLMMFWAGAFGLFELARYDASIPMGAQKAIVLPHLAGIGIGGVENGVITEPYGIVVICTLHLIFSAVLGAGGLLHSNKFAGDLGDYPQNSKPQKFDFEWDDPDKLTFILGHHLIFLGLGAIMFVEWARIHGIYDPAIGSTRQVIYNLDIAAIWNHQFDFLKIDSLEDVMGGHAFLAFLEIIGGVFHICTKQFGEYTEFKGKGLLGAEAILSYSVVGVSYMAFVAAFWCASNTTIYPVDLYGEPLKLQFEFAPYFTDTVDLGSGAYSSRAWLANTHFYLGFFFLQGHLWHALRAMGFDFKKIGQAFDNIENTKITQN, from the coding sequence GTGTTACAAACTTACGGAAAATCTGATGTCACCTATGACTGGTACGCAGGGAATTCTGGTGTCGTTGGCCGTTCAGGTAAATTCATAGCTGCCCATGCTGCCCATGCAGGCCTAATGATGTTCTGGGCAGGAGCCTTTGGATTATTTGAATTGGCACGTTACGACGCCAGTATTCCAATGGGTGCACAGAAAGCAATCGTTTTGCCTCACCTAGCTGGTATTGGAATTGGTGGCGTTGAAAATGGTGTAATTACAGAACCATATGGAATTGTTGTAATTTGCACATTACATCTAATTTTTTCAGCAGTATTGGGTGCTGGGGGATTATTACATTCCAATAAATTTGCAGGTGATCTTGGAGACTACCCACAAAATAGTAAGCCACAAAAATTTGATTTCGAATGGGATGACCCAGATAAACTAACTTTTATTCTTGGTCATCATTTAATCTTTCTTGGGCTTGGAGCAATTATGTTCGTTGAATGGGCTCGTATTCATGGAATTTACGATCCAGCAATAGGATCCACAAGACAAGTTATTTACAATTTAGATATTGCCGCTATCTGGAATCATCAATTTGATTTTTTAAAAATAGATAGTCTGGAAGACGTTATGGGAGGACATGCTTTCCTAGCTTTCCTAGAAATAATTGGAGGTGTTTTCCATATTTGTACTAAACAATTTGGAGAATATACAGAATTCAAAGGGAAAGGATTACTTGGTGCTGAGGCAATTTTGTCATACTCAGTTGTTGGCGTCTCTTACATGGCTTTTGTTGCTGCTTTTTGGTGTGCTTCAAATACGACCATATATCCAGTTGATCTATATGGAGAACCTTTGAAGCTTCAATTTGAATTTGCCCCTTATTTTACTGATACAGTAGATTTAGGTTCAGGAGCATATAGCTCAAGAGCTTGGCTTGCTAATACTCATTTTTATTTGGGTTTCTTTTTCTTACAAGGTCATCTTTGGCACGCACTAAGAGCAATGGGATTTGACTTTAAGAAAATTGGTCAAGCTTTTGATAATATTGAAAATACAAAAATTACTCAAAACTAA
- the fldA gene encoding flavodoxin FldA, producing the protein MTVGIYYATTTGKTEDVADRLHNFISSAEAPKDVSDVDDLSEFEGLDGIICGIPTWNTGADEERSGTAWDSILEDIGELSLSGKKVAIFGLGDSSTYTENYCDAMEELHSYFTKAGAEMVGYVDKSSYTFDESKSVIGESFCGLPLDEDSESDLTDSRLETWASQLKGEIPSLG; encoded by the coding sequence ATGACTGTAGGAATTTATTACGCAACTACAACTGGAAAAACTGAAGACGTAGCCGATCGTCTTCACAACTTTATCTCTTCAGCAGAAGCACCTAAAGATGTATCTGATGTGGATGATCTTTCGGAATTTGAAGGTCTTGATGGAATTATCTGCGGGATACCTACTTGGAATACTGGTGCCGATGAGGAAAGATCTGGAACTGCATGGGATTCAATCCTAGAGGATATTGGTGAACTAAGTTTATCAGGAAAAAAAGTTGCAATTTTTGGTTTAGGAGATTCTTCTACATATACAGAAAACTATTGTGATGCAATGGAAGAACTTCATAGCTACTTCACTAAAGCAGGCGCCGAGATGGTCGGTTACGTAGATAAATCTTCTTATACATTTGATGAGTCTAAAAGTGTTATTGGAGAAAGCTTTTGTGGATTACCTCTTGATGAGGATAGTGAATCTGATTTGACAGATTCCCGTCTTGAAACATGGGCTTCTCAGCTTAAGGGTGAAATCCCTTCATTGGGGTAA
- a CDS encoding AhpC/TSA family protein, whose protein sequence is MTDKFQNDIKNLIEEYNFNGLKKFKLIVLFGLLGDFDSLEYAINLKNFIDNNQDKNLDIFAIAIGNQNGKEKFCNFTGFHKENLIVVSNNQIHKNLKVSRGLDIGLGGWINMLLMLSGINSLKTIKEVIRGYLGDRKAKQIYSEFDKIEVLKFIKFSGNSFRQVFGDGYLRPFELATFRLNNMNEVIQNWSDYIIKEEYLPQRGASLLLNNKNQIIYKFFSNDVLGYSSNMRDPLKFLTDLIKE, encoded by the coding sequence GTGACTGACAAATTTCAAAATGATATTAAAAATCTTATTGAAGAATACAACTTTAATGGGCTTAAAAAATTTAAATTAATTGTTTTATTTGGTTTATTAGGAGATTTTGATAGCCTTGAATATGCAATAAATTTGAAAAATTTTATCGATAATAATCAAGATAAAAATTTAGATATTTTTGCAATTGCTATTGGCAACCAAAATGGGAAAGAGAAATTCTGTAACTTTACTGGCTTTCATAAAGAAAATTTAATAGTCGTTTCTAATAACCAAATTCATAAAAATCTCAAAGTCTCAAGAGGATTAGATATTGGATTAGGAGGTTGGATCAATATGCTTTTGATGTTATCAGGAATAAATTCTTTAAAAACAATCAAAGAAGTTATTAGGGGTTATCTCGGAGACCGGAAAGCAAAGCAAATCTATTCAGAATTTGACAAAATTGAAGTTTTAAAATTTATAAAATTTTCAGGTAATTCATTTAGACAGGTTTTCGGGGATGGTTATTTGAGACCATTCGAATTGGCAACATTTAGATTAAATAACATGAATGAAGTAATTCAAAACTGGAGTGATTATATTATTAAAGAAGAATACCTTCCTCAAAGAGGGGCTTCTCTTCTATTGAACAATAAAAATCAAATAATTTATAAATTTTTTTCAAATGATGTGCTTGGATATTCATCAAACATGAGGGATCCTTTAAAGTTTTTGACTGATTTAATTAAAGAGTAG
- a CDS encoding SemiSWEET family sugar transporter, translating to MNVDIFGYFAAILTTAAFLPQLIKTLRTKKADDVSLTTLIMFIIGVLSWIIYGYKISSTPILIANLITLILNLLILISKIYFSKY from the coding sequence ATGAATGTAGATATATTCGGATATTTTGCAGCGATTTTAACAACAGCGGCATTTCTACCTCAATTGATAAAAACTTTAAGAACAAAAAAGGCAGATGATGTTTCTTTGACAACATTAATAATGTTTATTATCGGTGTTTTGTCTTGGATTATTTACGGTTACAAAATTTCTTCTACACCAATATTGATAGCAAATTTGATTACCCTAATCTTAAATCTTTTGATATTAATCTCTAAAATATATTTTTCAAAATACTAA
- a CDS encoding AEC family transporter, which translates to MGLLLKEGIDINLIKSASLAFSLIGFLIIVINIIPIFKKRLPNHTLQLAGLIGNTSFLGIPIAIALLPSTTINFTIGFDLGTTLFAWIFGPFFLQGKSKNNNIPNIKGLFNALINSPASRGIIGVLLAYLFQINEILGNYLWIPARIVIALAIIIVGTRLGIITTQNEKILDLNEEIKFSILLKLFILPFIIFLVCKFLNFDFYQSSAVILQAGTPTAISTILMAEAYGVKQKIASKILFTTTLISIITIPLLKMFMNLFI; encoded by the coding sequence ATGGGTCTCCTATTGAAAGAAGGTATAGATATAAATCTAATTAAAAGTGCATCTTTAGCATTCTCCTTAATTGGATTTTTAATAATTGTGATAAACATAATCCCAATATTTAAAAAGAGGCTTCCAAATCACACATTGCAGCTGGCAGGCCTAATAGGTAATACATCATTTCTTGGAATACCCATTGCGATAGCTCTTCTACCTTCAACAACTATAAATTTCACTATAGGATTTGATTTAGGGACAACACTTTTCGCTTGGATATTTGGACCTTTTTTTCTTCAAGGAAAATCCAAAAATAATAATATTCCAAACATCAAAGGTTTATTTAATGCATTAATAAATAGTCCTGCATCAAGGGGGATTATTGGTGTACTTCTTGCCTATCTTTTCCAAATAAATGAAATTTTAGGCAATTACCTTTGGATTCCAGCAAGAATTGTTATTGCTTTAGCAATAATAATTGTGGGAACAAGACTTGGAATAATCACAACTCAAAACGAGAAGATTTTGGATCTAAATGAAGAAATTAAATTTTCAATTTTATTAAAGTTATTTATTCTTCCGTTTATTATTTTTTTAGTATGCAAATTCTTAAATTTTGACTTTTATCAATCATCTGCAGTAATTCTTCAGGCAGGAACTCCAACAGCAATATCCACAATATTAATGGCAGAGGCTTATGGTGTGAAACAAAAAATAGCTTCAAAAATTCTTTTTACCACAACTCTAATTTCAATAATTACAATTCCTCTATTAAAAATGTTCATGAATTTATTTATTTAA
- a CDS encoding CopG family transcriptional regulator, translated as MKSASPENEYIPLDLRISVRRDTLRLISEMAQDMGISINEVFSFLAEDSVIDLELMEDLNRINIPSKCSIDDLKNALLKKRLC; from the coding sequence ATGAAGTCAGCATCCCCTGAAAATGAATATATCCCTCTAGATCTAAGGATTTCTGTGAGGAGAGATACTCTAAGGCTTATCTCAGAAATGGCTCAAGATATGGGAATAAGCATTAATGAAGTTTTTAGTTTTTTAGCCGAAGATTCTGTCATCGATCTCGAATTAATGGAAGATTTGAATAGGATTAATATTCCAAGCAAGTGCAGCATCGATGATTTAAAAAATGCTCTTCTTAAAAAAAGACTTTGTTAA